The Rhizobium rosettiformans genomic sequence GCAGCGGCTTGGTGTCGTCGTATTCGGGCTCGAACTCTTCGTCTTCGTCGCCCTCGCCCGCGGTCAGGACAACATCGGTTTCCGCCTCGTCGTCGGGCTCTGGGAAGGCGCGATCCTCGCCGATCGCTTCGACGATGGCGTCGCGCAGATCGATCATGCCTTGTCCATGTTCGGCCGAGATCGGTACGGGTTCGCCGAGACCGAGCGTATAAGCGTCGTAGAAGCCGCCGTCAGAGCCCTTGGCTTCCGACTTGTTGGCGACCAGCACGACCGGCTTGCCGCGACGGCGCAGCATTTCGGCGAGCGTCTGGTCTACGGGCGTGAGGCCATACTTGGCATCGACGACGAAGAGCGACAGATCCGCCTCGTCGATTGCCATCTCCGTCTGCGCCCGCATGCGGCCTTCGAGCGTGTCGGCGCCAGCCTCTTCGAGACCAGCCGTATCGATGATGGTGAAACGCAGGTCCACGAGCTTGGCCTCGCCCGGACGGCGGTCGCGGGTCACACCCGGGGTGTCGTCGACCAGCGCCAGCTTCTTACCGACGAGGCGGTTGAAGAGCGTGGACTTACCGACATTCGGGCGCCCGACGATGGCGACTGTGAAACTCATGGGAACGCTAGCTTTCCGGCCTTAACAGGCCTTGTCGTTGTTACGGCGCCTTGCCCGACGCCTTGATGTTGTCGAGCAGCATCTGGGCGCGGTTGGCGACATTGCGCGGGGTTTCCGCATCTTCACTGATCTGTTCGAACCATTCGCGGGCGCGGACCATGTCGCCGGCCTTGTAGGCGGCGAGACCCAGCGCTTCGCGGGCGGCGTGGCGCATGGCATTGGTCGGCGTTGCCATCGACTCGACGAGCGCCGAGACATCCTGGTAGGTGCCGGTATCGACGAGCAGCCAGGCAGCGCGGATCTTCGCCGTATTGCGCACGGCATCCGGGATCGAGGCATCGTCGCCGATCGTCTTGAAAGAGGCAATGGCGCCGGCCGGATCGCCCTTTTCGGCCAAAACCGAGGCGCCACGGAAACGGGCGAGCACGCCATAGGCGCCGTAGCCCTCCTGCTCCAGCGCCTGAAGTGCGGCTTCCGCCTCGTCGCGCTTGCCCTGGTCGGCCAGAGTAAGCGCCGCCAGGAACTTGTCGCCGGCATCCGACGCCTGGGTCGAATCCCAATGGGTCCAGAGACGATGGCCGGCCGTGCCGAGCACGATGACGACGGCGACACCGATGATCCAGCGGCTGTAGCGCTTCCAGGCATTGCGTACCTGGTCGGAGCGAAGCTCCTCGTTCACTTCGCGGATAAAGCTGTCGTTCTGGTCAACCATTCATACTCCCGGACGTCGCCGGCCTTTCCATGCAGTCTCTCATGCGTGAGCGGCCTTCTAGCCGATTTTTGCCCGCTTGTAAGGGGAAAACCGCCAAGAGCCTTAAGCCGTCACATGGCAAGCGGTGCCACACCGATCAACAGTTTGTGCAGCCACATGGTGATGACGGCCCAAGCGACGATACCACCGACCACGGCAATCGCATCGAAGCGGGCCGAAACGAAGGGCTTGAGCACGAGATCGCCGGCCCGTACACGCCGCTTGTAGTTGATCCTGAGGACCACGCCCCAGGCGAGAAGCGCGACGAACAGGAGAACCGACGCCAGGTCCCCATTGGCGAGCAGATGGGCAGCCGCCCAGATCTTGATGGACAGCACGATCGGGTGCTTGGTCTTGGTGGCGATATGGCCCGCCGGCAGGAAGCCGGCCACCAGACAGATCATCGCAAACAGCATCAGCGTTGTCGTCAGGTGGTTCATGCCGACAGGCGGGAACCAGAGATTGATGACGGGCGCGGTCGCATAGCCCCAGATCAGGACGACGAGTGACACGAGGCTCATCACCGAATTGATCACCCGCCAGCCCGTCTCGCCAAAGCGGTCGATCATCGACAGCCGGAAACCGGGCGCGACGACGCGGATCAGATGGGTAGCGAGAAACAGGATGATGCCAAGGATGAGAAGCGTCATGGGTCAGAACCTTTCAGGTCGAGTTGCCCAAAGCCTTACTGGTCCGGCGATCGAATTTCCAGAGCGTTCAAAGCTTCGCCGCATTTGGATGGGAGGCAACGCACCCTTTTGATTGCCGGGTAAATGTTGATGTTTCGTAGCCTGATTGCCTTTTCCCTCGCCGCAATGGCGACCACCGCGCTCGCCGGGGAGCCTGCCCCTGCGGCAAAAGGCGCAGATGAACAGAGGCCGAAACAACTGCTGCTCGTCTCCTTCGATGGCGCCCATGACAACAGGCTCTGGGCGCGCAGCCGCGAGATCGGCCAGAAAGCCAATGCCCGTTTCACCTATTTCCTCTCCTGCACCACGCTGATCCCGCGTGCCCGTGCTGGCGACTACAAGGCCCCGGGCATCAAGGCGGGCCGCTCGAATATCGGCTTTGCCATAAGCACGGAGGAAGTCGGCAACCGGCTGGACCACATCTGGAAGGCCCGCAGCGAAGGCCATGAGATTGCCAGCCATACCTGCGGCCATTTCGACGGCAAGGACTGGACGAAGGCGGACTGGCTGAAGGAATTCGAGGCCTTCGACCGGGTTCTGACGAATGCGTGGAAGGACAACGGCCTTGCCGATCGCGAACCGGAAGGCTGGGCGGACTTCGTCACGCAGGACATCACCGGTTTCCGCGCCCCTTATCTCTCGGCACCCGAAAGCCTGTTTCTAGCCGAGCGCGAACACGGCTTCCGGTATGACGCAAGCATCGTCACCCACGATCCGACGCTACCCGTCGAAAAAGCAGGCGTCGCCCGCTTTGGCCTGCCGCTGATCCCGGAAGGTCCCAGAGAGCGACGCATTATCGCCATGGACTACAATCTCTTCATCCGCCATTCCGCCGGCATCGACCATCCCTCGAAGGCCGACGAATTCGCCGAGCGCAGCTATCAGGCCTTCCGGTCGGCCTTCGATCGCCAATATGACGGCGAACGCATCCCCCTTCAGATCGGCCTGCATTTCGTCGAGATGAACGGCGGCGCCTACTGGACCGCGATGGAGCGGCTGGTAACGGAGGTCTGCCCTCTGCCCGATGTCGCCTGCGTGACCTATGCCGAAGCGCTCGACATGCTGGAGGGCCGGACCAACCCGGCGGCAGCCCCCGGCGCCATGTGATCGCATGACGCATTTACTTCCCGGCCGGCAAACCCGATATGCCGGTCAAACATCTCGGGGAAATCCATGAAGATCCTGTTCTTGCTTGCCTGCGCCTGCGTGATCGCCGCCACCATCGGCGCTGTCGCCATTGGGCTTTCGCTGTTCACCCAGCCGGAAGCCTATGCCGCCCTGCCCGCGGGCTTCACCACGGCAGCCTTGGTGTCGCCAAGCTTCGGCTGACAACCTCCTTCATCGCAAACGCAAAGGCCGCACCGGTTTCCCGGCGCGGCCTTTGCCATTTGGTCGCGTTGTGTCGGTCTCAGTAAGGCCGATCTGCGGCAATCTCGCCCTCTGCCGCCTCACGCTCGAGGTAGCGCTGGTCGATTGCCGGCAGCGGATCGCCTTCGATCGCTGCCTCGAACGCCTTCAGACGCTTGTGGATCGAGAGCAGTTCAATGATCGTTGACCAGTAGCTCACAAGATACTGGAAGCTGTCCGTCACCTGGCCGAAGGCGGTGGCGATCTGCTGCCACAGGCCCATGGTGATCTTTCCGGCAACGATCGTCGGGATCAGGATGAAGGTCAGGAAGATCGCGTCGAGCTGGCCATAGGTGTAACGCGCGACATTGAAATAGGTGTAGTGCCAGTACATCCGGAAATAGTTGCGGCGGACATTGCTGAAAAGCTCGCGCATCGTGATGGGCTCGGCCCGCTCGGCATTATCCTCGCCATAGACGAGTTCCTTACGGAAAGCAGCCTCGACGCGCTGATTTCGGAACTGCAGGCCCGGCAGCTTGATGCCGGCAACCATCAGCAGGATCGTGCCGAAGGCAGACCAGAAGATCGCCAGCCAGAACAGCGCATGCGGCACCGCGCCAATGATCGGCAACTCGCTGACATTCTCCGACATGCGGAAGAGGATCGGCAGGAAGACGACCAGCGTCATGACCGAATTGATCAAGGCAACGCCCAGTCCTTCCAGGATGTTGGCAAAACGCATCGTGTCTTCCTGGACACGCTGCGAGGCACCCTCGATGTGACGCAGCTTGTCCCACTTCGACAGGTAGAAGTCATTCATCGCATTGCGCCAGCGGAAGACATAGTGGTTGGTGAAGAAGGCGGTGAAGACCGAAAGCGTCACGCCGACCATACCGATTTCCAGGAACCGCAGTTGCAACTCATAGAGCTGGCCGGCCGTCACCGTGCCGTCGCCGTTCAGCGCCTGCTGGAAGAGGTCGAAAAAGGGACCGCGCCAGTTGTTGACCGCGACCGAGATCTGCACGCTGAAATAAGCGATGAAGATGATGAAGGCCGAGCCCCAGATCGACCAGTTGGTCCAGGGATGATCTTTTGCAATCAACTGCCAGGCGACCCCGAAAATCAGCACGAATATGGTGAAATACAGATAGAACCAGAGATTGTCTGGCGTGAAGAAGAAGGCGAGACCGACCGGCGGCTGCTGCCCCTCTGCAAGCGGCGGAAGACCGATCGCGGCACCGATCTGCGGTCCGACCGTATACCAAACGATGATGCAGACGAGGGTCCAGAGCGCAGCCGACGTGAAGAACAGTTTGGGCTGAGGAAAGAAGGAGTGAAACACGCGGAAAACCTTCGTGTGGGAGAAGTCCTGTAGAGCCAGCCGGAACCTAGGGCAGATGGTTCCGTGCAGCAATGGCATCGCCAAATTGTGGCAGAATTACCCCCGCGAAAATTAAGGGTCTGTAAGGTTGGATGGAAGGCGTGTGTCTCAAGCTTGTCTTGCCTCCAGCCCAAAAACCGCTAGGGAAGTGCCAAAGCTTTTTCAGGAGTGCCCCATGAGCGATCTCAGCCTGCAGCAGGCCATCGACAACATCTACACCTCGATCAACAACGACAACGAAGACATCGATCTTCACATTGCAGCCCTGAAGGCCGCGATGGCGAAGGAAGGCGTCAAGGAAGCCGTGTTCGAGCCGTCCAAGCTCGCCCAGTCGAACCGTCAGGGCCGCAAGATCATGCAGTCTTACTTCAAGAAAAAGGGCGTCGCCGTCGCTTTCTCGAAGGCCGACTGAGACACACCAGAAGCCACGGCGCTCGCCCTAGTCGGCGAGCGTCATCACCAGCGGTCCGTTCTTGGTCACCACGATCGTGTGTTCGAACTGCACGGTCGGCGCGCGCGGCTCACTGTAGAGCGTCCAGTTGTCCTTGTCGCCGTCCTCGGCCCATTGGCCGCCGAGCGAGAGAAACGGCTCGACGGTAAAGACAAGCCCCTCCTCCATGATCCGCGTTTCATCCGGATCTGGCCAGGTCGAAAGCTCCGTCGGTTCCTCGTGCAACGAGCGGCCGACGCCGTGGCTGGCGAGATTGGTGATCAGCGTATAGCGGTTCTTCTTGGCAAAGGCGCCGATCGAATTGCCGATATCGGCCAGCGGCCGTCCGGTCTTCACCTGGTTCAAGCCCACCCAAAGCGCCCGCTTGCCGTCGCGCAGCAAGCGTTCCTGCTTGGCCGTGCCCGGCGGCACGATGAAGGACGAGCCGGTATCGCCGAAGTAACCGAGCTTTTCCGCCGAGACGTCGATGTTGACGAGGTCGCCCGCCTTGATGACCCGGTCGCCCGGAATGCCATGGGCGATCTCTTCATTGACCGAGATGCAGGTCGCACCGGGAAACTGGTAGCAAAGCTCCGGCGCAGACTGAGCGCCATTGTCTTCCAGTAGCTTTCGGCCGATCAGATCCAGTTCGCGCGTCGTGATCCCCGGCTCTAGCGCCGCCGCCATCACCTTGACGGCGGTCGCACAGATACGGCCGATATCCTTGAGACGGACGAGGTCCTCTTCGGTTTCAACAATCATCAGGGGTCCTCGCAGTCTTCGGGGCGCAGGCCCTCAGGGCAGCAGCCCACGGGGGCAAGGCCGCTGCTTACGCAGCCGACGCCTTCTCCGTCAATGCCTGGCGCACCAGGGGAGCTACTTTCGTGCCGTAGAGCTCGATCCCGCGCATGATCTCGACATGCGGCATCGGGCCGATCGCCATCTGCATCAGGAAGCGATCGTTCTTGAAGATGCCGTGCATGGCGACGATCTTTTCGGCCACGGCTTCCGGATCTCCGACGAAGAGCGCACCGCGCGGACCGCGCGAGGCATCGAACTGCGCCCGGTTGGTCGGGCCCCATCCACGCTCACGGCCTATCCGGTCCATCACCACCGCCTGCGGCGCGTAGAAGATGTCGGCCGCCGACTGCGTCGTGTCATGGATGAAGCCATGCACGTTGATGCTCGTCTTCAGCAGCGCGGGATCAACACCGGCCTTGGCCGCACTCTGACGATAGAGATCGAAGAACGGCGCAAAGCGATGTGGTTCACCGCCGATAATGGCAAGCGCCAGCGGTAGGCCGAGATAACCTGCGCGCGCTGCCGACTGGGGCGTGCCGCCGATCGCGATCCACAGCGGCAGCAGATCCTGCAGCGGACGCGGATACACGCCGCGACCCTGGATGGGTTTGCGGGTCTGACCTTCCCAGCTCACCACCTCGTTTTCGCGGATCTCCATCAACAGCTGCAGCTTTTCGGCAAACAGCAGGTCGTAGTCTTCCAGGTCGTAACCGAAGAGCGGAAAGCTCTCGATGAAGGACCCGCGACCGACCATCATCTCGGTGCGGCCGTTGGAGAGCAGATCGACCGTCGCATATTGCTGGAAGACACGCACCGGATCATCAGAGGAGAGCACCGAGACCGCGCTGGTCAGCCGGATGTTCTTGGTCTGCACGGCCGCAGCGGCAAGAATGGTCGCCGGCGAGGACGCCATATAGTCAGGGCGGTGATGTTCGCCGAGACCGAAGACATCGAGCCCAACCTCGTCCGCCAGCCGGATTTCCGCCAGGAGTTCGTCGACACGGCGCTTGGCATCGGCCCCCTTGTTCGCGACATTCGGGTCGACATCGGCAAATGTGTAAAGTCCGAGTTCCATGGGAAGACTCCTGATTGCGTGTATTGGCTCAGACATAGAGATTTGCGGCTGCAGACAAAAGGGCCCGCCATCGAACAGTGTGTCTCCCCGGACTTGCTCTATAGGAGGGGCGTTGTCGGCTGCGGCAAAACGCCGTTGCACTGGAACTTCCTTTAGGACTAACCTTTCCCTTCGCGGGCGCAACATCACGCCCGTGATCCATCGGCATCCGTCGAGAAGGAACCATTCACATGAAAAGAACTGTTGTCATCACCGGCTCCACCAGTGGAATCGGCCTTGGAATCGCCCGTGCCTTTGCCGCTGAAGGGGCGAATGTCGTCATCAACGGCTTCGGCGATGCCGCCGAAATCGAGAAGGCGCGCAAGTCTCTGGAAGCGCATGGCGGCAAGGCGCTCTATCACGGCGGCGACATGACCAAGCCGGCCGAGATCGCCGACCTGATCGCCACAGCCGAGAAAACCTTCGGCGGTGTCGATGTGCTCGTCAACAATGCCGGCATTCAGCACGTCTCCCCGGTCGAGGATTTCCCGATCGAGAAATGGGACCAGATCATCGCGATCAACCTGACCAGTTCCTTCCACACCGTGCGTGCGGTGGTCCCCGGCATGAAGGCGAAGAAAAAAGGCCGCATCATCAACATCGCCTCGGCCCACGGCCTCGTCGCCTCGCCCTACAAGTCCGCTTATGTGGCAGCAAAGCACGGGATTCTCGGTCTGACCAAGTCGGTCGCGCTCGAAGTCGCCGAGTTCGGTATCACCATCAATGCGATCTGCCCGGGTTACGTGCTGACCCCGCTTGTGGAAAAGCAGATCCCCGATACGGCCAAGGCCCGCGGCATCACCGAAGAACAGGTGAAGACCGAGGTGATGCTGCGCCTGCAGGCAACCAAGGAATTCGTATCGATTGACGAGGTCGCTCAGACCGCGATCTTCCTCGCGAGCGAAGCTGCCCGCCAGATCACCGGCACCTCGATCTCCATCGATGGTGGCTGGACCGCACAATAGACTTGAAAGATAACGCTGCGCCGCCCACCATTGGTCACGTGGTCGGCGCAGCGCCGGCGTCCGCAAAATGGACGTCTCCAGGGGGACAAAAGACATAAATGACAGACTGCATTCGTTTCATCCTGAACGGCGAAGACATCGCCCTTACCAGCCTCGATCCCACCGAGACGCTGCTCGACTTCCTGCGCCTGAAGCGTCGGCTGACCGGCTCAAAGGAAGGCTGCGCCGAGGGCGACTGCGGCGCCTGCACGGTGTTGGTCGGGCGGCTCGTCGCAGGACGGCTACAGTATCAGACGGTCAATGCCTGCATCCGCTTTGTCGGCTCATTGAACGCCACGCACGTTGTCACGGTCGAACACCTCGCAGCCAAGGACGGGACGCTGCATCCCGTGCAGCAGGCCATGGTCGACTGTCACGGCTCGCAATGCGGTTTCTGCACCCCGGGCTTCGTCATGTCGCTTTACGGGCTTTGGCTGACCTCGGAAAACCCCAGCCGTGCCGAGATCGAGCGCGCGCTTCAGGGCAATCTCTGTCGCTGCACGGGTTATGAGCCGATCGTTAAGGCTGCCGAACAGGTCGCCCGCATCCGCCCGTCTTCCCTCTTCGACCCGCTGGAACGCGAACGGGCCAACATCATCGCGCGGCTGGAAGAGATCTCGACCCGCGAGGCGATCGCGATCACAGGCCCCGATGGCCGGCGCCTCGTCGTGCCCGGCAGCGTCGAAGGGCTGGCCGAAACGCTGGCTACCCATCCCAAGGCGACCGTTGTCGCCGGCGCCACCGATGTCGGTCTTTGGGTCACCAAGCAGATGCGCGTGCTCGACCCTGTCGTCTTCATCAATCATCTGGAAGACCTGCGGAAGATCACCGTCACGCCAGAGGGCATCACGCTCGGCGCCGGTGTCAGCTATACCAGCGCCTTCGAAGCGCTGCGCCGCGAAATCCCCGCCTTCGGTCGTCTGATTGAACGCATCGGCGGCCAGCAGGTGCGCAACATGGGCACGATCGGCGGCAATATCGCCAACGGCTCGCCGATCGGCGATAGCCCGCCGGCCCTGATCGCGCTCTCCGCCACTGTCACCCTGCGCGCAGCCTCAGGCACCCGCACCATGCCGCTCGAAGATTTCTTCATCGACTACGGCAAGCAGGACCGCCAGCCGGGCGAATTCGTCCAAAGCATGTTTGTGCCCCGCCCGAAAGCTTCGAGTCACGTCGCGATCTACAAGATCACCAAACGCCGCGACGAGGACATCTCGGCGCTCTGCGGCGCCTTCCATCTGGAGAGCGATGCCGATGGCACGGTCACCCATATCCGCATCGCCTTCGGCGGCATGGCGGCAACCCCGAAACGCGCCCGCGCCGTCGAGGCAGCCCTTTACGGCAAGCCCTTCACCCAGGCGACCGTGGAAGCTGCCCGCGACGCCTTCGATCTCGACTACAAGCCGCTCACCGACTGGCGCGCCACGGCGGAATATCGCCAGCTGACGGCGAAGAACCTGCTGACGCGGTTTTTCCTGGAAGTGTCCGGCACGCCGCAGGAACTGCAGCGCTTTGCGGTGGAGGAGGCGTGATCATGGATAAGGCGACCTACGAGACGACGAAGTACATCAAGGGGCCGATGCACCAGTCGCTCCGGCATGATTCAGCGCACAAGCATGTCGCCGGAAGTGCCGAATATATTGACGATATTCCAGAACCCGCAGGCCTCCTGCATGGTGCGCTTGGCATGGCGGACCGCGCCCATGCGGAGATCCTGTCGATCGATCTTTCGGCGGTGAAGGCCTATCCCGGCGTCGTCTGCGTGCTGACGGTCGACGACATCACCGGCGTCAACGACGTCTCCTCTGGCGGCCGCCACGACGAGCCGCTGATCGCGACCGACAAAATCGAATTCCACGGCCAGACTATCTTCGCCGTCATTGCCGAAACCCGCGACGCAGCCCGAAAGGCCGCCCGTCTCGCCAAGGTCGAGTACCGCGACCTGCCCTTCTGGACCGATATCGACGGCGCGTTGGGAAATGGCAGTCCGCTCGTCACGCCGGGCATGACCCTGAAGCGCGGCACACCGGAGACCGAACTCGACAAGGCCAAACACCGCATCCAGAGTTCGATGCGCATCGGCGGCCAGGAACACTTTTATCTCGAAAGCCATATCGCTCTTGCCATCCCCGGCGAGGACGACGATGTCACCGTATGGTCCTCGACACAGCATCCGTCGGAGATCCAGCACATCGTCGGTCATGTGCTCGACATCCCCTCCAACGCCATCACCGTCAACACGCGGCGCATGGGCGGCGGCTTCGGCGGCAAGGAGACGCAAGGCAACCAGTTCGCGGCACTCGCCGCACTCGCCGCCAAGAAGCTGAAGCGCGCCGTCAAATTCCGCCCCGACCGCGACGAGGACATGGGCGTCACCGGCAAGCGCCACGACTTCAAGATGGATTTCGACGTCTCCTTCGACGATAGCGGAAGGATCCATGCGATCGAAGCCAATTTCGCCGCCCGCTGCGGCTATTCCTCCGACCTCTCCGGCCCGGTCACCGACCGCGCCCTCTTCCATGCAGACTCAAGCTATTTCTATCCGCATGTGAAACTGACCTCGCAGCCGCTGAAAACCCACACCGTTTCCAACACCGCCTATCGCGGCTTCGGCGGGCCGCAGGGCATGCTTGGGGCAGAGCGGGTGATCGAGGAGATCGCTTATGCGTTGGGCAAGGACCCGCTCGAGGTCCGCAAGGCCAATTTCTACGGCGAGAAGGGCTCCGGCCGAGACGTGACCCCCTACCACCAGCAGGTGGAAGACAACATCATCCTCAAGGTCGTGGAGGAGCTGGAAACCTCCTGCGACTACCAGGCCCGCCGCCAGGCGATCCTGGAGTTCAACCGGACCAGCCCCGTCATCAAGAAGGGCATCGCGCTCACACCGGTGAAATTCGGCATCTCCTTCACCATGACCGCCTTCAACCAGGCGGGCGCGCTCGTCCATATCTATCAGGACGGCTCGATCCATCTGAACCATGGCGGCACCGAAATGGGCCAGGGCCTCTACACCAAGGTCGCCCAGGTCGTTGCCGATTGCTTCCAGGTCGATGTCGACACGGTGAAGATTACCGCAACGACCACGGCCAAGGTGCCGAACACCTCGGCCACCGCCGCCTCTTCCGGCTCGGATCTGAACGGCATGGCAGCATGGGACGCCGCCCGGCAGATCAAGGAACGGCTGATCGCGTTCGCAGCCGAGAAGTATGCGGTCCCGGCCTCGGAGGTCGAGTTCTTGCCCAACCAGGTCCGCGTCGGCGGTGAGATCTTCTCCTTCGGCGACTTCGTCAAACAGGCCTATTTCGGCCGCGTCCAGTTGTCTGCCGCCGGCTTCTACAAGACACCGAAGATCCACTGGGACCGGGCTGCCGGTCGAGGCACACCCTTCTACTACTACGCTTACGGCGCCGCCTGCACGGAAGTCTCGATCGACACGCTGACGGGCGAATATCTGATGGAGCGCACCGACATTCTGCATGATGTCGGCAAGTCGCTCAATCCGGTCATCGACATAGGCCAGATCGAAGGCGGCTTCGTCCAGGGCATGGGCTGGCTGACGACGGAAGAACTCTGGTGGGACGGCAAGGGGCGCCTGCGCACCCACGCCCCCTCGACCTACAAGATCCCGCTCGCTTCGGACCGGCCAAAGATCTTCAACACACGGCTCGTGCCCTGGTCTGAGAATACCGAGCCCACCATCGGCCGCTCCAAGGCCGTCGGTGAACCGCCGTTCATGCTGGCGATCTCGGTGCTGGAGGCGCTGTCGATGGCGGTGGCTTCGGTTGCCGATTACCGTGTTTGCCCAAGGCTTGATGCGCCGGCGACGCCGGAGCGCGTGCTGATGGCGGTGGAGAGGTTGAAGCGGGCCTAGCTCTGGCGTGTTGCTGCCCGCAACAGATAGAGAAAGGCCGCGAGGATCAGCACCGGTAGAACCAGCAGCTTAACCAGATAGGCCGTGGCGATGCCGATCGATGCGGAGAAGAGGTCGGCCGAGATCGCGACGCCATCCTGAATCACCTGCGCATTCGCAGCGGCGGTGGCGGCCATGTCGGAGGCCGCCTGCAATGTCCCGGTAAAGGCCGAACCGAGGCGGTCGAACATCCCCTCCTCCGCAGGTGGAATCCGGTCGGTCGGAGACAGCGTCGGAAGCGCTGGCGCTGCCTCCCCCTCGATCCCGACCAAATCGTGCTGGCCGCTCATGCGATCCAGAACTTCCGTCGCATTGGTCCAGGCTCGGTCGGTGATCGCATCACCCGCATAAAAGGCGATCGTATAGGATGCAGGCAGGAGGACCGCCCCGAGCACGCCAAGGACGAGAACGGCCCTGGCCAACCGGTTAAGGATGGGTGGCACCCGACGCGCGGTAAGGGTGAGCCCGGCGCAAAACAGCGCGCAAGCTCCCAGAGCGATCGACGCGACCTTCGCGACCGGCACCAGAACGAGCGACAGGATGCCGGAGACGATCGCAAGGCCGAAGAGAAAGTCCACCAGGCGCTCGATCGTGTTGATGACAGGCTGCAGCAATTGCCCCGGGCTTGCGGTCACCGATGCG encodes the following:
- a CDS encoding tetratricopeptide repeat protein; this encodes MVDQNDSFIREVNEELRSDQVRNAWKRYSRWIIGVAVVIVLGTAGHRLWTHWDSTQASDAGDKFLAALTLADQGKRDEAEAALQALEQEGYGAYGVLARFRGASVLAEKGDPAGAIASFKTIGDDASIPDAVRNTAKIRAAWLLVDTGTYQDVSALVESMATPTNAMRHAAREALGLAAYKAGDMVRAREWFEQISEDAETPRNVANRAQMLLDNIKASGKAP
- a CDS encoding 3-hydroxybutyrate dehydrogenase, producing MKRTVVITGSTSGIGLGIARAFAAEGANVVINGFGDAAEIEKARKSLEAHGGKALYHGGDMTKPAEIADLIATAEKTFGGVDVLVNNAGIQHVSPVEDFPIEKWDQIIAINLTSSFHTVRAVVPGMKAKKKGRIINIASAHGLVASPYKSAYVAAKHGILGLTKSVALEVAEFGITINAICPGYVLTPLVEKQIPDTAKARGITEEQVKTEVMLRLQATKEFVSIDEVAQTAIFLASEAARQITGTSISIDGGWTAQ
- a CDS encoding NnrU family protein; amino-acid sequence: MTLLILGIILFLATHLIRVVAPGFRLSMIDRFGETGWRVINSVMSLVSLVVLIWGYATAPVINLWFPPVGMNHLTTTLMLFAMICLVAGFLPAGHIATKTKHPIVLSIKIWAAAHLLANGDLASVLLFVALLAWGVVLRINYKRRVRAGDLVLKPFVSARFDAIAVVGGIVAWAVITMWLHKLLIGVAPLAM
- a CDS encoding polysaccharide deacetylase, translating into MFRSLIAFSLAAMATTALAGEPAPAAKGADEQRPKQLLLVSFDGAHDNRLWARSREIGQKANARFTYFLSCTTLIPRARAGDYKAPGIKAGRSNIGFAISTEEVGNRLDHIWKARSEGHEIASHTCGHFDGKDWTKADWLKEFEAFDRVLTNAWKDNGLADREPEGWADFVTQDITGFRAPYLSAPESLFLAEREHGFRYDASIVTHDPTLPVEKAGVARFGLPLIPEGPRERRIIAMDYNLFIRHSAGIDHPSKADEFAERSYQAFRSAFDRQYDGERIPLQIGLHFVEMNGGAYWTAMERLVTEVCPLPDVACVTYAEALDMLEGRTNPAAAPGAM
- the map gene encoding type I methionyl aminopeptidase; this translates as MIVETEEDLVRLKDIGRICATAVKVMAAALEPGITTRELDLIGRKLLEDNGAQSAPELCYQFPGATCISVNEEIAHGIPGDRVIKAGDLVNIDVSAEKLGYFGDTGSSFIVPPGTAKQERLLRDGKRALWVGLNQVKTGRPLADIGNSIGAFAKKNRYTLITNLASHGVGRSLHEEPTELSTWPDPDETRIMEEGLVFTVEPFLSLGGQWAEDGDKDNWTLYSEPRAPTVQFEHTIVVTKNGPLVMTLAD
- the xdhA gene encoding xanthine dehydrogenase small subunit, which codes for MTDCIRFILNGEDIALTSLDPTETLLDFLRLKRRLTGSKEGCAEGDCGACTVLVGRLVAGRLQYQTVNACIRFVGSLNATHVVTVEHLAAKDGTLHPVQQAMVDCHGSQCGFCTPGFVMSLYGLWLTSENPSRAEIERALQGNLCRCTGYEPIVKAAEQVARIRPSSLFDPLERERANIIARLEEISTREAIAITGPDGRRLVVPGSVEGLAETLATHPKATVVAGATDVGLWVTKQMRVLDPVVFINHLEDLRKITVTPEGITLGAGVSYTSAFEALRREIPAFGRLIERIGGQQVRNMGTIGGNIANGSPIGDSPPALIALSATVTLRAASGTRTMPLEDFFIDYGKQDRQPGEFVQSMFVPRPKASSHVAIYKITKRRDEDISALCGAFHLESDADGTVTHIRIAFGGMAATPKRARAVEAALYGKPFTQATVEAARDAFDLDYKPLTDWRATAEYRQLTAKNLLTRFFLEVSGTPQELQRFAVEEA
- a CDS encoding LLM class flavin-dependent oxidoreductase, whose amino-acid sequence is MELGLYTFADVDPNVANKGADAKRRVDELLAEIRLADEVGLDVFGLGEHHRPDYMASSPATILAAAAVQTKNIRLTSAVSVLSSDDPVRVFQQYATVDLLSNGRTEMMVGRGSFIESFPLFGYDLEDYDLLFAEKLQLLMEIRENEVVSWEGQTRKPIQGRGVYPRPLQDLLPLWIAIGGTPQSAARAGYLGLPLALAIIGGEPHRFAPFFDLYRQSAAKAGVDPALLKTSINVHGFIHDTTQSAADIFYAPQAVVMDRIGRERGWGPTNRAQFDASRGPRGALFVGDPEAVAEKIVAMHGIFKNDRFLMQMAIGPMPHVEIMRGIELYGTKVAPLVRQALTEKASAA
- the sbmA gene encoding peptide antibiotic transporter SbmA codes for the protein MFHSFFPQPKLFFTSAALWTLVCIIVWYTVGPQIGAAIGLPPLAEGQQPPVGLAFFFTPDNLWFYLYFTIFVLIFGVAWQLIAKDHPWTNWSIWGSAFIIFIAYFSVQISVAVNNWRGPFFDLFQQALNGDGTVTAGQLYELQLRFLEIGMVGVTLSVFTAFFTNHYVFRWRNAMNDFYLSKWDKLRHIEGASQRVQEDTMRFANILEGLGVALINSVMTLVVFLPILFRMSENVSELPIIGAVPHALFWLAIFWSAFGTILLMVAGIKLPGLQFRNQRVEAAFRKELVYGEDNAERAEPITMRELFSNVRRNYFRMYWHYTYFNVARYTYGQLDAIFLTFILIPTIVAGKITMGLWQQIATAFGQVTDSFQYLVSYWSTIIELLSIHKRLKAFEAAIEGDPLPAIDQRYLEREAAEGEIAADRPY